The DNA region AGGGGCGACAGCTGAGAAGCGCTCCCGGATGTTTCCTGCAGGTGCGCTACttcgggaaaaaagggacaaGCCGAGGCTCCTTGTGTAGGGCTGTGACCAGAGCATCGGAGTTTCGGCTCCATCCAGCGTAGCACGGCACACTTTCACTGCAGACTTTCCACAGTCTGAGTGTATCCTTGAAACCCCACAGATGGCAAAAGACGGAGCTAGTCTGTGAGACGGTCTCTTGTCCCCCGTCCCGTTTCTTAGGCAGTACGAACGTTTTAGTCATCTGTgtgccgaggagacacggaaagacTCCCTTATGTATCTGAAAAACGGATGGAATGTGGGTCACTTCAGGGATTCAACTAGCAAATGAACAAGGCCCTTCAACAAGTCGTAAACAACGCGCAGATTTTGCAAATTGCCCTCGACGAGGTGGCCAAGGGCAGTCTAGGGTAGGGCGGTTACACATGATTGAAATGCCGGCGTAGTTCTAATATCAAAGAAGTCTTTTATTCCTGCTGTTGGCGCTCAACAACAACACCAGGGAGTTAGACTAAACAGTTAGACTGAACAGCGCAGGGGAGCGTTCGGGTTCCGCGCATGCTCTGCCACTAGATCGAcccgggaaaacgagagcaGATTCTGTACCAAGCACAACGGTTCTTGCGCCTTTCTCGTACTTCCTGGTCATGGCAAAGAATTCAATTGTAGCCGGCAAATCGGAAAAGTTATTTGGAGATGGAACTGGTTCGCTCGTTGATGTTGCCGAGTACGCAcacaagaaaacgaggaTGCGAAGTCCTGTTGTTGGCTAATTAGTTGAGGAAATGAGTTACTTGAGAACCAGGCGACACCACAATACATTCTTAGATATTTCTTCGTAAGACATGAGGAACTTTTTGATGAGTTACATTTTTCGTGAGGCTTCCATTAACCAAAAAGGACAGAGGGTTGAGCAAAACAGAGCGGTAATGACTAGGAGCACCCATGGAAGCGAGATAACTGAGAGATGAAATATCGCAACAATGCTTTAAGGCAAAGCGTGAATCAAAGAGCTGAATCTCAAACCGGGACCATTACCATGTCTTGATTACCCCATAGAAGAATAAGAGGAAACGGCGTATCTTcgcgctttccctctttctctcgtaAAGCGAAAACAGTTTCTGTTTTTGAAcacgttttctcccttcttgtcCTCGCATTCGGGGCCGCGGGAGCTATGACCCCCGTTTTTCCTCGGGATGCTCGGACGACCCAGCAGACATCCCTATCCTCCAAAGAAGACCTTCGGCGTTAAACTTTCGATTTGTTTTCACAAATCCGCCTTTCTTGTATGGAGTTTTCAGCAGTTAAGAGGCGCTCGTCATATTCATTTCATTGGTTTCTATTACTGTGCAGGGGAAAGCCCACCAACTACGGGAGTTCAGGCCTTGCCGTGCCAGTATCGAAACTGTGGTGATGCGTGTGGAACTGTGGTGCTTAGTCACTCATTTCCTTCGAAAAAACAAGTTTTCAAGCCATGCAGGAACAATGTATCATGAACCAATGGACACCCAAAGCCCCGTTCGACATTGGCCCTCGTTTGTTAACGTTACTATGTTTTCCCTAAATCAGAGTATCTGTGTGGTGAATTCTCTCCTGATGCCGCTCATCGTGTTCAAAATTCAAGTCCTCACTTGTGCAACGCTCACCGAATTCGTGGTTAATagcgcctcttccttgaCCGACATCTTGGCGTTCGGGGGGATTATGTATTCTAGAGGAGCTAAGCCTTCCACGAATACGTCGCACATGATTTGTACTGAAACAGCTATTCACAGATAGCTATCCTCCCGTAAATTCGAGTAACCGTATTTTCTCTCTTGGAGCTGTACTGTGAGACTTAGTCGCTCACACTATCGAATCAAAATGCGGCAATTCCTGCTTGCGTTTTGAACGCAAGCGCAACAGCAGCATGACTGGAGGGCGTTGGCAGGAGAAACATATCTTGGACAGGCAAATACCTAGCAGACATTGCAGTGTTTAAATACTTCCTTTCGCTGTTACTGTGACTGTCTTCATGGAAAGCATTATTTTCTTGGTATGAGGGTGAAGTCTCAATAACGATGGAACTTATTCGAAAGTCGCGTACATTCCTGAATACGTGGAACAGTAGATTGTGACGATGGAAGCAcgacagcagcgacagcaCTTCCATGCAAAAGAAAGTGACGGTCCTCTCGCAGGACAAAAAAAACGTTCTGTGGCCAACCCTTTTAGTTTTAGAAGATCCCCTAGTAACGGATGGCCCTATCCCGTTTGCAGGCTGCGTTTGAGCGTTCCTACTTCCACCAAAACGAGAACTGCAACGGGGCGTGGGTCCCCTGTAGACCCCATACACAGAAGCGGCGCATTTCAGTTTCAAGCAACAAACGTTCCGTACTCGAAACTATGTTCTAGTTTAGCAGAAACGTTTGACTTCCGTGTGCGAAAACGGGTTCTTCGAACATCTTTCAAGACTGTGGAGAGCAGATAATAGATCGACTACTTTATCTCTTTTAACACCACGACtttacctatatatatatatatatatatatacatatctgtatgtattCGCAACGGTTGAGAGGTGTCACGTATTTGTGGAAGGCCTGCTTTGCAGCCAGCGGTAAGGGTTGGCGTTGACATGAGACTCTCCTTATGATGAACATTTTGTAGCTTGTGTCCAGCGTGAGAAGCATGACAACCTGGCAACACAAAAAACGGCCCGATTGTCATTGTGATCAAGTCCCACTCCTGCGAAGCAGGATTGCGTGAGCGAATGTCACCCGCACGATCGGGTTTTCTGTCATTGTTCGGACCCCAGATGGAACGTAACCCACACTCCCAGAGCTCAACACTGCCTACCTCGAAAAAAACACCGCCTTGGAACAGTGCGTTCAGGTGTATCCGCATGGGGGCGAACATCCGTCCACGTGACCCGTGACGCTTCCACATGTCCCTGCTTTCGCTCCCCGTTTCCAGAGACAACTCGAGGTGCTGCAGGCGCAGAGTCCCTCACTGCTCTTCTCCACAGCGACACTTGCAAATGAAGCTTTGAGTGTTTGTTGAAAGTTAGAGAATCACATGGTGTGTTGGAGACGCCAGATCATCGCGATTCGGTGACGCAGTTGTCTCCCCGAAAGAAAAACTGAGAGTAAAATAATAAAAGACGCAGAACGTTACATGGGATATTTTTGGTAGAGGAACCGTACTCCAGCAAATACCTCCGCTGCTCGGGGACAAACGTCGTCACATGTCGGCGACGTTGTTCATGTGGGCCATGTGAGCTTCCAGCTTCTTCCGGTTGATGGCCTGCATGATCACGCATTCCAAAGAGCAACCGATGCGTCATCTGGTGATAGAAAAGCAGCGACGAAGTTGCgattctcttccctctcctaTCGTGTACCACCGAACTGAGACGCAACTCTGCTAGCGAGCCCCGAGCcgcgtgtgcctctctcaGCTCTTATTCTCGGACAATCAAGACGCAAAGTGCACCTACCCAAGAGCCGCAACCCACGACTGGAGCTCAGCTACCACGTTGCGCCCGACAAGAAAACCAGATTCCAGAACGGTACAAACTCAACACGGGAAAAGCCCGACCTCGGCCCCCAGCTCACCTTGAGACGGCGATCCTCATAACCGTTGCCTCGAACGACACCGTCCCACCGGTAGCCTGGCAAAATGCCAAAGCGATTTCGTGGTGCATCGTGGGGGCACTTGGGATGCTCTGCAACGCAAATTCGAAGCGCcagaaaggcggagacaaATTGACCAAAAACACACGGAACAAGAGCAAAAATAATACACCAAAAAGGCTCCGTTCTGTGACACTCACACCGTAGCGTCCACCAAGCAATCCACAGGAAAGCACGCGTCTCAAAAACTTTCAGCCCACCGTCCTCGAGAAAACAGGGATATAAAAGCGATGTCGCCCATTCTCGATAAAACCCGGGCGCTGTACACGCAAACTCGGAAAGACAGTGCTCACTGTTCGGCTACAGAATTCGCTTAAAACTTTATCATGGGCAGTCCCCCCTCGACTCTTATTTTTTCGTTACGTAGTTGATCACAGTGAAGAAATAGTGCTCTGTTGTATCGCCTATTCCATTTCACATGCCTAAGACGGTTCTGAGGGTACGAACAACTTGAGGAACAGTCCAGCTTAGAGGAGCACTGAACCAGCCTCTGTTTTACTGTCCACCCTCACCTTTTTCCTTCGGCCGCTCGGGATTTGCGGGTGTCGTTGGACTCTCATCGGCCTTCTGAGGGACACGATTCATGGGATCTTCCCACCGAGATCGGTCTTGAAGACTTCGGTCGTAATCGTCGTCAATTTCATACCTGGAGAAATGCCAGGTAGGTGGGAACAAGCAGGTACATACAAGCATGCACAAACATATAGGCATACGTGCTTGCCTGCGTATAAGTCCAGGCATGCAGGTGGGTATGGCAGTATACCCAACATGCACCATACATACGCCGCTTCGTAAATCGACGAAAGAATAAACGCAGGAGCCTATCCAGCTCTACACCCGCCAAGCCACTGCAGGAGTCAGTCCAGGTAAAGAGTTTTTTCAAAGGAAGCTTGGCATGCGCTCTTTCCCTCACCTTGCCAGTGGTTGCTGTGCAATTTTGgcctcttcctgcgcctgcttctcgcggGCTTCTTTCTGCACAATGCCTTTGCCCCATTCAAGCTCCGGTGGGGGACTCCGctccttctttcgcctctttcctctcttctggtCCTGGAAAAGGCCAAACACACGTGAGATGACACGGCGCAAACCACCATTGATACTGGCCAAGAACGATTCTGTCGCTCAACACTCGATTGCTGTACATATGGATATCCACGTGTACCGGGGCTCAATCAATGTTCAGTTGTGTGAATCCACATTTGCATAGCGATACACACATTATCTCCTGCATGTTTGATACTCTATACTGACGTATTCACTTTGCAAAGGTAATTCACGTATGcaggcgaaaaaaaacggtGTACGGACTCATGACCTAATGCTggctcgagaagaaaggcataCACACACCGCTGCCGTTTGTATCTGCTGATCTCCCAGCACATCACTGAGTAAAGGTTTCTACGAAGAATTCAAGTGGTCCGAAGGCCCGGCGGACCAGCCGACACACGTCTTGGAAATACCTGGAAATAAAACTGAGATGAACCTAGGTGACCGACATTCGTTGTCCGTACCTGAAGCTCTAGCCACTCCTCCTCAGTGATGACTCGACCCTGCCTATCACGGTAGACCACTTGGCGAACGACTTCTCGGGCGAGCAAGTCTTTCGTTAGAAGACTTGGCTCCTTCTCTGACCCGACACCTGAGGCTCTggaaacagcgaggaagaaacgcgaacagGAGGCAGAGTGAAAtgcaaaggcgagaaactcGGAAACTCAGCTGGAACGGAACACAACAGCAAGAAAGGAGGCAACAGTGgatggagaaaaaaaaaacaggacagagaagcgtTGCCAGAAGGAGGAAGGCAAACGTGAGCCTTTGAATGACCGGCTTTCTCAAAGTCTCTCAAGAACGTGACTGGAGCAGCAAGAAAGCCGTAGCCTAGAGCATGAACAGTCTGACGAAAAGACAGATTGAAGACGACAACGGAGAACGGCAAAGGCGGCTTTGGAACTGAagcggcgcgagcgcgtcCGAATCAGGTTGTTTCCGAAGCCTGACGAAGACGCGTTCACacagggaacggagagacgaagaattGTAACAACGcttcgcatgcatgcgcacacgTCAGACGTGCCTACCTGTAGTCGTCAAGGGTCAAGAGACCCGTTGACTTTGGCCCACTATCGCTCCGTTGCTGCATTTCCTCTCGTCCTGACGTCTCATTACCCTTTCCCCAATCTGTTGTTCGTTTGCGGGGCGGGGACAGGTCGTCTGTGCGGCGTTCAGGCGACCGAGCCTGGCGTCCGGCTCTCGCGCCGGGAAAatgcgaggaagacgaagcagaagagccgCGAGCATCACTGGGGGCTGAAGACGGAGGCCTCCGGCGAGGGAGCGACAGATCTTCCAGCTGCCCTGACCTGGGCGCTGCGGCCCCTACAGAAGCCGGctcgctcccctctcttccactTGCTCTTCGAGGAGACAAATCCCGATCTCGGCCTGCGTCTGTGCTTGACTGCTTGTCGGCCCCGTCTCGACCTGCAGAGGACTCACCACTCCTCAGCGGCCGCCTCCTGGGAGGAGATaggtcctctctctccgttttgccTGACACTCCACCTGCCGTCGATGAGGTGACCGCGTTGTCCTGCGGTGTCCCTGGGCCAGGCGCTGGCGACAAGGATCTTCGATTCGCCCCGCGTTCCAagcttcctctctcgtctcgtcctttctctccagagtGGTCGCGGCACGCCGGCAGACCCCGCGAGTGGGGTCTGCgtcgcggcggagacaggtcCGGTCGCGCGTCAACTCCCAGACTGTCGTCAGTTTCGGCCTCGGAGCGCGGCTTCAGACGGCCTCCAACAGGTGCGTTGAAAACAGACAAATCGATGTCATTTTGTTTGACAGAAAGAGACCCTCTAAGCCCCAGTGCGCGGCCGGAACtcgacgcagaggcgccaCTCTTTTCTGTCCACGCTCCCTCTGCACATGCATCCGCACCActccgcttcttccgggACTCGTCGTCCTCCCGGCCGGTGgtgtctccagcgtcgccgcgcagcggggcgtctccgtgtctcttgcAACCCTCGGTCTCCTCGAAGCCACGTCGCCCGACGCCAGTTTTCGGAGAAAGGCCCacttccctcgcttcttggTCTCGCACAATGGCGTGCACGCGTTTTGCCTGTAGCTCATTGAGCGCGACGTTTCGGCCATCTGCGTCGACGACAACgatctcctcgtcttcctggTGCTGTTCCGATCCGTCCGAGTCAGacccgtcttcctcgtccaaCTGATACGCATACGCCTTCCCCCTCGCACCCATCGTAGGACAAAGGACGCGGCCAAACTGGGCAGCATCGAAGCGAAGCGAGCTCGCCTGGCGCTTCCGAGAAGGCGCTCTCACGTCGACCTCTTCCGAGGCGTCGTTGAGGCGAAACCCGGTCATGCGGCTCGTTTCTGCCGATCCTGGCGTTTtacttctcttctttttcccctccttcgCCAGAGAAAGCGCGCCGCCGTCTGCCGCAGACCCGCCCTTACCCATGTACTTCTTCAAGTAGTCGAGCTTGGAGGCGCTCGAGGCCGACGACCCCGAGCTGGCGGTTGGCTTCTTGGAAAACGGACTCATCTTGAACGCCGCAAAGATGGgaacgaaaaacgagagtttctctccagtgctgaagaagacacaATCACGCGATAGAGGCGTTGCCGATTTGAGGGGAGGTGTCTAAGGAGAGGTTCCTTCGGTTGCACGAAAAAAAGTGACAGCGGAACTACCGAACAACATAGGAGACGAGAGATGTGCTCGACTGACAAAAAGAAAGAGCCTTGCTGTTCCTCGTAGTTAGACCAGGGGGAGGGAGCAAACAAAGTTCCTTTCCGAGAGCAGACGGCCGGCGCGAAGGCtaaagagaggggaacaaACGAGAAGAGTTCAACGTCACGATGTCAAGGGAGTCGACGAACACGTCtgaaaaggagggagagatgGTGTGGTAACTCTCTCGCAGGATGCTGAGGCAAAAGGCGCACCTTCTCTCCCAACAGCCTCCTCAGCCTGATTTGGGAGATGCCGCCGACGGCAATACGTGCGCCCTTGCACGACAGCAACGATGCAGAATCCCCCCCAAAAGAGATATCTCCAGCTGCAGCGCAATATAGCGACCGCACTATGTCGAAAATCCCTTTAAGAATGAGACAGAtaacgaagcgagagggtCTGACAACTGTATCCGAAACGAAGACCCGGCCGCACATGAAAAAGCCgaaggacggaaagacgCCCTGTTTTCATAAACTGCAACTGGTCTCGGTGACCCCCGGTACCGTCTGTCCACAGCCAAAGGCGAAAACACGAAGGCGTTATCCGTTGGAGTCTCCATCCAAAACGCGCTCTGCTGACTCTTGATACGGGGAAGTTTGCGAGAAGCTGTCCAAGCGAGGCCGCTACTTTTTGCTCGACCAGCGTTGCCACCCGCGTTCATTTTCCGGGCGGCACAAGGCCCAAAAGACACACGTTGTTCCCGCGAAAAAAGCACATTCCAAAGTGACTAAACGCATTCGAGCAGCGGCTGTAGATGAGAAAGCAGGACTGCAGCACATATCAAAAAATAAGGAAAGAGCCTGgtgaaaacagagaagcgtGGCAAGGAGAGCCGCCGACACACGCTCCAGCCTAAAAGCGTGTGCCTCTACCCCTCATCCGGGAGCTCTATGTCGACAGCCACAGCTTCCTCGCATTCAGAAACACAGCGGAAAAGACTTCTTTATTTAAAGGATCTGATGATCAGAAAGTCGAGGCATTTTCCTGTGAAGCACAAGTCCTGCTGATCAAGTATCTGTCTACGCTTTTACGGTGCGGACACGGCTCGAAAACTTTGCATGCGGACCGCCATGTATGCGAAGAGTCGAACCGGGTTTTTGCCGTTTTGCATCCCATCCCCTTCATCACCCAAACAACGCCTTTTTTCAGCAAGTGGCTCTTATAGCCAAATCCTTCAGGCTGCAAGACAATGTCGTGAATCGTGAAGAATGCGGAGAATTCTGCAACTGAGCCAGGCGCCCGTACCCGTCATTTCCCTCCGTGTAGTCGCAACAGGAGATGCCCTGCCGGTCACCTGCCTTTAGAGTGCTTtaaagaaagcaaagacacACAAGAACCAAGCAGCTGACTGGACGATAAAAAGCGTGAGGAGGGAGCGTCGATAGTGTAATCACCTTGTCTGTTGATCCTTCCAGGGTCTACCCGTGAGGGCGGTGATCCAACGAAGCACTCAAAACAGTACCTGTTTTACACGTGAGTCCGTTTGTGTCTATGAAACCACACTGTCTGGCTCTATTCAAGCGTACTGCAGACTTTTTTGTCATACCTTGGTCTAAGTCTACAGAGAACTGGCCCCATGGGAGCTGTGGCATGGTATCATGGCACTGCTCCTCGCGACTGTCGCTGGGATAGCACCTGCAGAGTTTGTTCTTGAGGGAGTGAAACGCGGAGCAATTCTGCTGGAGGCAGACTTACAGACTAAATGTATATGTTCATCATGTCATGATTTGTCCATTATTGGGAGTAGCACGGTATTCTCGTGCCAAGACGGCGCACAGGCGTGTCAGCAGTATGTGGCAAAAATGGCGGCGGTTAGGACGGGCTCTTCAAAGTTCGTAAGGTTCATGAGTAACATCTCTCCCCAAAATAAGCAATTTGACTACAGATCTGTGAACGCATGTACCAATATTCGCATATCAaactttcttcctctgctgctCCGAGGAGCTCCAGCAATTTAATCCCCGGCTGTCCATCCCGTCTCGAAAACACAAGCATCGGCATGTTCCAAGCTTGCCAACTATGCTAACTAGATGGGGCGTCTTCGCAGTTGGCGTAGCGACTTCTGATACAATTCAACACCAAAATGTTCCTTatcttttgtttttcgtACCGAACCCAGTTGCCGCTCACGCGCCCGTGTCGCAGTAGAGGCAGCAGGATCACTTCGGCACCTCAACAAAGAGTACCGTGGTTCACCCGCCTTCCAAGTTCTTTCCATCCACCGTTGCTTCGGCTCAAGAGGCAAATTCGACAAGCGTCTTCAGTCGCATATCACGGGGC from Neospora caninum Liverpool complete genome, chromosome VIIb includes:
- a CDS encoding Pre-mRNA-splicing factor CWC26, related, translating into MSPFSKKPTASSGSSASSASKLDYLKKYMGKGGSAADGGALSLAKEGKKKRSKTPGSAETSRMTGFRLNDASEEVDVRAPSRKRQASSLRFDAAQFGRVLCPTMGARGKAYAYQLDEEDGSDSDGSEQHQEDEEIVVVDADGRNVALNELQAKRVHAIVRDQEAREVGLSPKTGVGRRGFEETEGCKRHGDAPLRGDAGDTTGREDDESRKKRSGADACAEGAWTEKSGASASSSGRALGLRGSLSVKQNDIDLSVFNAPVGGRLKPRSEAETDDSLGVDARPDLSPPRRRPHSRGLPACRDHSGEKGRDERGSLERGANRRSLSPAPGPGTPQDNAVTSSTAGGVSGKTEREDLSPPRRRPLRSGESSAGRDGADKQSSTDAGRDRDLSPRRASGREGSEPASVGAAAPRSGQLEDLSLPRRRPPSSAPSDARGSSASSSSHFPGARAGRQARSPERRTDDLSPPRKRTTDWGKGNETSGREEMQQRSDSGPKSTGLLTLDDYRASGVGSEKEPSLLTKDLLAREVVRQVVYRDRQGRVITEEEWLELQDQKRGKRRKKERSPPPELEWGKGIVQKEAREKQAQEEAKIAQQPLARYEIDDDYDRSLQDRSRWEDPMNRVPQKADESPTTPANPERPKEKEHPKCPHDAPRNRFGILPGYRWDGVVRGNGYEDRRLKAINRKKLEAHMAHMNNVADM